The following are encoded together in the Bradymonas sediminis genome:
- the rpmG gene encoding 50S ribosomal protein L33 has translation MREKIKLVSSAGTGYFYTYKKNKRANPDKLRLKKFDPVVRKHVEFVEEKIK, from the coding sequence ATGCGGGAAAAAATCAAACTCGTTTCGAGCGCCGGTACCGGATACTTTTACACGTATAAGAAAAACAAGCGTGCGAATCCGGACAAACTTCGCTTGAAAAAATTCGACCCGGTCGTGCGCAAGCATGTCGAGTTCGTTGAAGAAAAAATTAAATAA
- the rpsR gene encoding 30S ribosomal protein S18 has protein sequence MARSKYGRINWRRRRKIDPFDENPSWRIDYKNPELLKLFLTTTGKMLPARITGLSAKNQRRLRQAILRSRQIALLPHTTHKS, from the coding sequence ATGGCTCGCAGCAAATACGGGCGTATCAACTGGCGCCGCCGTCGCAAAATCGATCCCTTCGACGAAAATCCGTCCTGGCGCATCGACTATAAGAACCCGGAACTTCTTAAATTGTTCCTCACCACCACTGGCAAAATGTTGCCGGCACGCATCACCGGACTGAGCGCGAAGAATCAGCGCCGTCTGCGTCAGGCGATCCTGCGCTCGCGCCAGATCGCTCTGCTGCCGCACACCACGCATAAATCCTGA
- a CDS encoding ABC transporter ATP-binding protein, whose amino-acid sequence MADAVKNDSPKNALDLKRMISLVRPYWKGLSLATVALFIAAGVSLLYPQAARIAIDDVIKLGQAENIKMLGLALVGIFALQAFFSALRYYLFTVIGERVVADLRQQLFSAVLAQEMGFFDENRTGELTSRLTSDTQAIQSAVTTNISMALRYGVQAVGGMIILFVTSVKLSMVMVVAVPFVIAVAFYYGRKLRRVSRDVQDAIAESTSSAEEALSGIRTVRSFAREDHERAVYYESVERSFEFGKYRARIGALFTGGVSFLSYGAIAAILWVGSLLVINKEMTPGELAAYILYTMFVAMSLGILAGLWSDFMKAVGAAERVFELMDRLPKFETAADPLTVAPTAGHIVFKDVTFRYVTRPDVPALDAVSFEIAPGEKIAVVGPSGAGKSTIANLVARFYDPQDGSISVDGHDIRDWDPTILREAIGMVAQEPVLFSGSLRENVRYGRLTASDEEIIEALKSANAWEFVSEFPEGLDTGLGERGVRLSGGQKQRVAIARAILKDPVILVLDEATSALDVESESLVQAALEKLMEGRTTLIIAHRLSTIANADRVVVLERGAVVEQGTHEELMGGDAAYRRLVESQQILGG is encoded by the coding sequence TTGGCTGATGCCGTAAAGAACGATTCACCGAAGAACGCGCTCGACCTCAAGCGCATGATTAGCCTGGTGCGCCCGTATTGGAAGGGGTTGAGCCTGGCGACGGTCGCGCTTTTTATCGCGGCGGGCGTCTCGCTGCTCTATCCGCAGGCGGCCCGCATCGCGATCGATGATGTGATCAAGCTCGGCCAGGCCGAGAATATCAAGATGCTGGGGCTGGCGCTGGTCGGTATCTTTGCGCTGCAGGCGTTCTTCTCGGCGCTGCGCTATTATTTGTTCACGGTCATCGGCGAGCGGGTGGTCGCGGATCTTCGCCAGCAGTTATTTTCGGCGGTCCTGGCCCAGGAGATGGGCTTTTTTGACGAGAACCGCACCGGTGAGCTGACCAGCCGGCTGACCTCGGACACGCAGGCGATTCAGTCGGCGGTGACGACCAATATCTCGATGGCGCTGCGCTACGGCGTGCAGGCGGTCGGCGGGATGATCATCTTATTCGTGACCTCGGTGAAGTTGTCGATGGTGATGGTCGTGGCGGTGCCCTTCGTGATCGCGGTGGCCTTCTATTATGGGCGAAAACTGCGCCGCGTGTCGCGCGATGTGCAGGACGCCATCGCCGAGTCGACCTCGTCGGCCGAGGAGGCGCTGTCGGGGATTCGCACGGTGCGAAGCTTCGCGCGCGAGGACCACGAGCGCGCCGTCTATTATGAGTCGGTGGAGCGCTCGTTTGAGTTCGGTAAATACCGCGCGCGCATCGGCGCGCTGTTTACCGGCGGGGTGTCTTTTTTAAGCTACGGCGCGATCGCTGCGATCCTGTGGGTGGGAAGCCTGCTGGTGATCAATAAGGAGATGACCCCCGGCGAGCTGGCCGCCTATATCCTCTATACCATGTTCGTGGCGATGTCTCTGGGCATCCTGGCGGGCCTGTGGAGCGACTTTATGAAGGCGGTGGGCGCGGCGGAGCGCGTCTTTGAGTTGATGGACCGATTGCCCAAATTCGAGACGGCCGCGGACCCGCTGACCGTCGCGCCGACGGCCGGGCATATCGTCTTTAAAGACGTCACCTTTCGCTATGTGACTCGCCCCGACGTCCCCGCCCTCGACGCCGTGAGTTTCGAGATCGCCCCGGGCGAGAAGATCGCCGTGGTGGGGCCGTCCGGCGCGGGGAAATCGACCATCGCGAACCTCGTTGCGCGCTTCTATGACCCGCAGGACGGCAGTATCTCGGTCGACGGCCATGATATCCGCGATTGGGACCCGACGATCCTGCGCGAGGCCATCGGCATGGTCGCCCAGGAGCCTGTCTTATTCTCCGGGAGTCTTCGTGAAAACGTGCGCTATGGCCGGCTTACGGCGAGCGATGAGGAGATTATCGAGGCGCTTAAATCCGCCAACGCCTGGGAGTTTGTCAGTGAGTTTCCCGAGGGGCTCGACACCGGGCTTGGTGAGCGGGGCGTGCGGCTGTCGGGTGGGCAAAAGCAGCGCGTGGCGATCGCGCGCGCGATCCTCAAAGACCCGGTGATACTGGTCCTCGACGAGGCAACTTCGGCCCTGGACGTCGAGAGCGAATCGCTGGTGCAGGCGGCGCTCGAGAAGTTGATGGAGGGGCGCACCACCCTGATCATCGCGCATCGTCTGTCGACCATCGCCAACGCCGATCGGGTGGTCGTTCTGGAGCGCGGCGCGGTCGTCGAGCAGGGGACCCACGAGGAGTTGATGGGCGGCGATGCGGCCTACCGACGCCTGGTCGAGAGCCAGCAAATTTTGGGCGGCTGA
- a CDS encoding outer membrane protein assembly factor BamC translates to MKNLSSKLTLILSILGLLALVFASGCATMRANSARTAYIHQMTERHVYNAACDQVWPTARTLLFSEGYAVKDTGEGTIMTLETEWRYDRQTSNSTNANTVTASRYLVQGMQPDEGQCKVNFSKNTRSSDNNMNANRDLELEWHLLQQADPAAAAQIAQEAEVRANAAAQG, encoded by the coding sequence ATGAAGAATTTATCCTCAAAGTTGACGCTTATTCTCAGTATTCTTGGTCTCCTGGCGCTGGTTTTCGCGTCGGGTTGTGCGACGATGCGCGCGAACTCGGCGCGCACCGCGTATATCCATCAGATGACCGAGCGCCACGTGTATAACGCGGCGTGCGACCAGGTGTGGCCGACCGCGCGAACGCTCCTGTTTTCCGAAGGATACGCGGTCAAAGACACCGGTGAAGGCACGATTATGACGCTGGAGACGGAGTGGCGATATGATCGCCAGACCTCCAACAGCACCAACGCAAATACGGTGACCGCCAGCCGTTATCTGGTGCAGGGAATGCAGCCCGACGAGGGGCAGTGCAAGGTCAACTTCAGCAAGAATACGCGCTCCAGCGACAATAATATGAACGCCAACCGCGACCTCGAGCTTGAGTGGCATCTGCTGCAGCAAGCCGACCCCGCGGCCGCCGCTCAGATCGCGCAGGAAGCGGAAGTTCGCGCAAATGCCGCCGCACAGGGTTGA
- a CDS encoding ABC transporter ATP-binding protein/permease, with translation MSLLICSNCESKTPAHEIVCGDCGVPLAAPRKREKSEAIDERAQGLSVVIGRGFDCDIILDARQISRHHCRLTKIQPTGELGELERWLLEDLSAANGTFVNDRFERVQSRVVSEEDVLFLGSYRFPVRRVREFLDTDHDTPHVGTNYLPMEQAIITIGRDVDNDVLLDDPQVSRRHARLVREADELYLEDLGSANGTFVDGQRVTRHRLEPGQDISFGTCALRLDLERGILQKSYRGDILLQAENLVVEVGEGDHIKRLLDDVSFTVYPTEFVGLLGPSGAGKTTLLMALIGYLRPAFGRTLVNGDDLATNFDRYRNAIGYVPQEDIIHSELTVFEALYYTAKLRLPADTTDAEIFRRIDGVLADLEISQTRDIRIGSPERKGISGGQRKRVNLALELLTEPSLLCLDEPTSGLASEDAANVMGLLRKLANGGRTILLTIHQPSPQVYKMLDNTLYLAAGEQVYYGPAYPDSMLYFHPEIEPDSVEAEEILADPGSCMRPLMEAARAGEPMETFAARYRQSRYFDEFVRERREDPREVKLSKKSPRRPPSFSVRQWWTLSRRYLDIKLKDRVGTAILLVQAPIVAVLLALVFAQESGGLISRLQYAPFALFLLVVAAVWFGCSNAAREIVSEQAIYRRERMVNLSVLAYAASKFTVLGGLCFLQCLMLMTITYFTLDFWGNPLWHLGVLWLCSLAGLGLGLMLSALVRTGEAAIALVPILLIPQVILGGAIMPVDRMNAPTELASKMAIARWGFEAALHVEHRSDAYEISAAQQPDMVSAAMVSQAMLAPSLQAEMGALTPLPPNPLNRFLGDAETGLSRNLGVLGGFTVIFFGGVCGFLYLRERRWDI, from the coding sequence ATGTCGTTGCTCATCTGTTCAAATTGCGAGTCCAAAACCCCCGCCCACGAGATCGTCTGCGGCGATTGCGGCGTGCCGCTCGCCGCGCCGCGAAAGCGGGAGAAGAGCGAGGCGATCGACGAGCGCGCGCAGGGCCTGAGCGTCGTCATCGGCCGCGGGTTTGACTGCGATATTATCCTCGACGCCCGCCAGATCTCGCGCCATCATTGTCGGCTCACCAAGATTCAACCCACGGGCGAGCTTGGCGAGCTTGAGCGTTGGCTGCTCGAAGACCTCAGCGCGGCGAACGGCACCTTCGTCAACGACCGATTTGAGCGGGTTCAGAGCCGGGTCGTCAGCGAAGAAGACGTCTTATTTCTGGGGAGTTACCGATTCCCGGTGCGTCGCGTGCGCGAGTTCCTCGACACCGACCACGACACGCCGCATGTCGGGACGAATTACCTGCCGATGGAGCAGGCGATCATCACGATCGGCCGAGACGTCGACAATGACGTCCTCCTCGATGATCCTCAGGTGTCGCGCCGCCACGCGCGTTTGGTTCGTGAAGCCGATGAACTCTATTTGGAGGACCTCGGCAGCGCCAACGGGACCTTCGTCGACGGGCAACGCGTCACGCGCCATCGCCTGGAGCCCGGCCAGGATATCAGCTTCGGCACCTGCGCGCTGCGCCTGGATCTCGAGCGTGGGATTCTGCAAAAAAGTTATCGCGGCGATATCCTCTTGCAGGCCGAAAACCTGGTCGTCGAGGTCGGCGAGGGCGACCACATAAAGCGGCTGCTTGATGATGTGTCTTTTACGGTTTATCCGACTGAATTTGTTGGGCTTTTAGGGCCGTCTGGGGCGGGTAAGACGACGCTGCTGATGGCGTTGATCGGCTATCTTCGCCCGGCTTTTGGGCGCACGCTGGTCAACGGCGATGACCTCGCGACCAACTTCGATCGCTATCGAAACGCGATCGGTTATGTGCCCCAGGAAGACATCATTCACAGCGAGCTGACCGTCTTCGAGGCGCTGTATTATACCGCGAAATTACGCCTGCCCGCGGACACCACGGACGCGGAGATCTTCCGGCGAATCGATGGCGTTTTGGCGGACCTCGAGATCAGCCAGACCCGCGATATTCGCATCGGCTCGCCCGAGCGAAAGGGGATCTCGGGCGGGCAGCGAAAACGCGTCAACCTCGCGCTCGAGCTGCTGACTGAGCCGAGCCTTTTATGCCTGGATGAGCCGACCAGCGGGCTGGCGAGCGAGGACGCCGCCAACGTCATGGGGCTGCTGCGAAAGCTGGCCAACGGCGGGCGCACGATCTTATTGACGATCCATCAGCCCTCGCCGCAAGTCTATAAAATGCTGGATAATACGCTTTATTTGGCCGCCGGCGAGCAGGTTTATTATGGGCCGGCCTACCCGGATTCGATGCTGTATTTTCATCCGGAGATCGAGCCCGATTCTGTCGAGGCCGAAGAGATCCTGGCCGATCCAGGCTCCTGCATGCGCCCGCTGATGGAGGCGGCGCGAGCGGGGGAACCGATGGAGACTTTCGCCGCGCGCTATCGCCAGAGCCGCTATTTCGACGAGTTTGTGCGCGAGCGCCGCGAGGACCCGCGCGAGGTGAAGCTCAGCAAAAAGTCGCCGCGTCGCCCGCCGAGCTTTAGCGTGCGTCAGTGGTGGACGCTGTCGCGGCGCTATCTCGATATCAAACTCAAAGATCGGGTGGGCACCGCGATCCTCTTGGTGCAGGCGCCGATCGTGGCGGTTCTGTTGGCGCTGGTCTTCGCTCAGGAGAGCGGCGGGCTCATCAGCCGGCTGCAATACGCGCCGTTTGCGCTCTTTTTATTGGTCGTCGCGGCGGTGTGGTTTGGCTGCTCGAACGCGGCGCGCGAGATCGTCAGTGAACAGGCGATCTACCGGCGCGAGCGCATGGTCAATCTGTCGGTGCTCGCCTACGCGGCGAGCAAATTCACGGTGCTCGGCGGGCTTTGTTTTTTGCAATGCCTGATGCTGATGACGATCACCTATTTCACCCTGGATTTCTGGGGCAATCCGCTGTGGCATCTGGGCGTCTTATGGCTGTGCTCGTTGGCCGGGCTGGGGCTGGGATTGATGCTGTCGGCGCTGGTGCGCACGGGTGAGGCGGCGATCGCGCTGGTGCCGATCTTATTGATCCCGCAGGTGATTTTGGGCGGGGCGATCATGCCGGTCGACCGGATGAACGCGCCCACCGAATTGGCGAGTAAGATGGCGATCGCGCGCTGGGGTTTTGAGGCGGCGCTGCATGTCGAGCATCGCTCTGATGCCTACGAGATCTCGGCCGCCCAGCAGCCCGATATGGTGTCGGCCGCGATGGTCTCCCAGGCGATGCTCGCGCCGTCCTTGCAGGCGGAGATGGGCGCGCTCACGCCGCTGCCGCCGAATCCGCTGAATCGATTTTTGGGCGACGCCGAGACCGGCCTGAGCCGAAATCTTGGCGTTTTGGGCGGGTTTACCGTGATCTTTTTTGGCGGGGTTTGCGGGTTTTTATATTTGCGCGAGCGCCGTTGGGATATTTAG
- a CDS encoding heavy-metal-associated domain-containing protein codes for MKTLELSVAGMSCGGCANAVRTMLSQKLGVDRDRVEVSAEAGTASVKLDSAPTPEQLESALQALKEQDFPASIVQGLG; via the coding sequence ATGAAAACACTTGAACTTAGCGTTGCGGGAATGAGCTGCGGCGGATGCGCCAACGCGGTGCGAACGATGCTTAGCCAGAAGCTCGGCGTCGACAGAGATCGCGTGGAGGTGTCGGCAGAGGCAGGAACAGCCAGCGTGAAATTGGACTCCGCGCCGACGCCCGAGCAGCTCGAATCGGCCCTGCAAGCCCTCAAAGAGCAGGACTTTCCGGCGAGCATTGTGCAAGGATTAGGATAA
- a CDS encoding hydroxymethylglutaryl-CoA lyase, whose amino-acid sequence MNLENARIFEVGPRDGLQNESAILSVDQKIEFIERLVGAGVTDIEIGSFVHPKWVPQMADTDQVAARIAPADLAGENGVRYWALIPNRRGLERALAAGVKYISTAISSSEAHNQSNLNRSIADSLDDLRDSFKLAKDNGCQLRAYISTVFGCPYEGEVDFARVMDIAEQLLDFGADLIALGDTIGAGTPPQVEDGCRRMLEAFGPERVALHLHDTQGLGLTNALLAWRVGMRQFDSAVGGTGGCPYAPSAAGNLGSEDLIHLFNSCGIETGLDLEKLLQTTSWLEKNTPIESVSRYFQYRKSAEGSTL is encoded by the coding sequence GTGAACTTAGAAAACGCCCGCATCTTTGAAGTTGGACCGCGCGACGGTCTGCAGAATGAATCCGCGATCCTCAGCGTCGACCAGAAGATCGAATTCATCGAGCGCCTGGTCGGCGCGGGCGTCACCGATATCGAGATCGGCAGCTTCGTTCACCCCAAGTGGGTGCCCCAAATGGCCGACACCGACCAGGTCGCCGCGCGCATCGCGCCCGCCGACCTCGCCGGCGAAAACGGCGTGCGCTATTGGGCGCTGATCCCCAACCGGCGAGGTCTTGAGCGGGCGCTCGCCGCCGGGGTCAAATATATCTCCACCGCGATCTCCTCGTCGGAAGCCCACAATCAGAGCAACCTCAACCGCTCCATCGCCGACAGCCTGGACGATCTTCGCGACTCCTTTAAGCTCGCCAAGGACAACGGCTGCCAGCTGCGCGCCTATATCTCGACGGTCTTCGGCTGCCCCTACGAGGGCGAGGTCGATTTTGCGCGGGTGATGGACATCGCGGAGCAGTTGCTGGACTTCGGCGCCGACCTCATCGCCCTGGGCGACACCATCGGCGCCGGCACCCCGCCCCAGGTCGAAGACGGCTGCCGGCGCATGCTCGAAGCCTTCGGCCCCGAGCGCGTCGCTCTGCACCTGCACGACACCCAGGGCCTCGGCCTAACCAACGCTCTTTTGGCCTGGCGCGTCGGCATGCGCCAATTCGACTCGGCCGTCGGCGGCACCGGCGGCTGCCCCTACGCCCCGAGCGCGGCCGGCAACCTCGGCTCCGAAGATCTCATCCACCTATTCAATAGTTGCGGGATCGAGACCGGCCTCGACCTGGAGAAGTTGCTTCAGACGACGTCCTGGCTCGAGAAGAACACCCCGATCGAATCCGTGTCACGCTATTTTCAATATCGGAAAAGCGCCGAGGGCTCGACGCTTTGA